In Harpia harpyja isolate bHarHar1 chromosome 18, bHarHar1 primary haplotype, whole genome shotgun sequence, a single genomic region encodes these proteins:
- the TAF1 gene encoding transcription initiation factor TFIID subunit 1 isoform X1, translated as MSDSESEEEADGGRAEPFSLAGFLFGNINEAGQLEGDSVLDKESKKHLAGLGVLGLGNLITEITASEEDSPEADGAHLDEEGWVKSTEDAVDYSDINEVAEDESRRYKQAMGSLQPVRRPGSVTALAVEDEDEDDYDADCEDIDSKLMPPPPPPPVPGKKEDEKDAAATVSEDGDGIILPSIIAPSSAASDKVDFSSSSDSESEMGPQEARQAESKEGKLTLPLAGIMQRDATKQLPSVTELFPEFRPGKVLRFLRLFGPGKNVPSVWRSARRKRKKKHRELAQEVQIQEGEVVVESGMEGKSPWEYEFAAPPPPEQCLSDDEITMMAPVESKFSQSTGDIDKVADTKPKVAEWRYGPAQLWYDMLGIPEDGSGFDYGFKLKEKEQEVKGHTDEGDAGLMDEKDDLLADEHFLMVTQLQWEDDVIWNGEDVKHKGTKTQRASLAGWLPSSMTRNATAYNAQQGLNRSGSLLNPPIPLAQKPNVAGVLGIAKGKEKQAPEQQVSLDEDKPWYSIFPIDNEELVYGRWEDNIIWDDQAMETYLDPPVLTLDPNDENIILEIPDEKEEMTLNSPSKENKKESSLKKSRILLGKTGVIKEEPQQNMSQPEVKDPWNLSNDEFYYPKQQGLRGTFGGNIIQHSIPAVELRQPFFPTHMGPMKLRQFHRPPLKKYSFGALSQPGPHAVQPLLKHIKKKAKMREQERQASGGGEMFFMRTPQDLTGKDGDLILAEYSEENAPLMMQVGMATKIKNYYKRKPGKDPGAPDCKYGETVYCHTSPFLGSLHPGQLLQAFENNLFRAPIYLHKMPETDFLIIRTRQGYYVRELVDIFVVGQECPLYEVPGPNSKRANTHIRDFLQVFIYRLFWKSRDRPRRIRMEDIKKAFPSHSESSIRKRLKLCADFKRTGMDSNWWVLKPDFRLPTEEEIRAMVSPEQCCAYYSMIAAEQRLKDAGYGEKSFFAPEEENEEDFQMKIDDEVRTAPWNTTRAFIAAMKGKCLLEVTGVADPTGCGEGFSYVKIPNKPTQQKDDKEPQPVKKTVTGTDADLRRLSLKNAKQLLRKFGVPEEEIKKLSRWEVIDVVRTMSTEQARSGEGPMSKFARGSRFSVAEHQERYKEECQRIFDLQNKVLESTEILSTDTDSSSAEDSDFEEMGKNIENMLQNKKTSSQLSREREEQERKELQRMLLGEDSGNDKERGKKDRRDKKGLSSASGASANSHKDDDTASVTSLNSSATGRRLKIYRTFRDEDGKEYVRCETVRKPAVIDAYCRIRTTKDEEFIRKFALFDEQHREEMRKERRRIQEQLRRLKRNQEKEKLKGPPEKKPKKMKERPDLKLKCGACGAIGHMRTNKFCPLYYQTNAPPSNPVAMTEEQEEELEKTVIHNDNEELIKVEGTKIVLGKQLIESADEVRRKSLVLKFPKQQLPPKKKRRVGTTVHCDYLNRPHKSIHRRRTDPMVTLSSILEGIINDIRDLPNTYPFHTPVNPKVVKDYYKIITRPMDLQTLRENVRKRQYPSREEFREHLELIVKNSATYNGPKHSLTQISQSMLDLCDEKLKEKEDKLARLEKAINPLLDDDDQVAFSFILDNIVTQKMMAVPDSWPFHHPVNKKFVPDYYKVIANPMDLETIRKNISKHKYQNRDTFLDDVNLILANSIKYNGSDSQYTKTAQEIVNICYQTLAEYDEHLTQLERDISTAKEAALEEADLESLDPMTPGPYTPQPPDLYDTNTSLSMSHDASVYQDESNLSAMDTPITTPEKRGTQMRQGRGRLGEEDSDVDIEGFDEDDDGKPKTPAPEVEDADGDLADEEEGSAQQTQASVLYEDLLMSDGEDDDDGSDEEGDNPFSSIQLSESGSDSDVEPNAVRPKQPHVLQENTRMGMDNEESMMSYEGDGGETSHVMEDSNISYGSYEEPDPKSNTRDTSFSSIGGYEISEEEEEEEQQRCGPSVLSQVHLSEDEEDSEDFHSIAGDSDLDSDE; from the exons ATGTCAGACTCGGAGAGCGAGGAGGAGGCGGATGGCGGCCGCGCGGAacccttctcgctggctgggttTCTCTTCGGCAACATCAATGAGGCGGGGCAGCTGGAGGGGGACAGCGTCCTCGACAAG GAATCCAAGAAGCACCTGGCCGGGTTGGGTGTGCTGGGACTGGGCAATCTGATCACTGAGATCACAGCCAGCGAGGAGGACAGCCCGGAGGCTGATGGAGCCCACCTGGATGAGGAAG gCTGGGTTAAGAGCACAGAAGATGCTGTTGATTATTCAGATATTAATGAAGTGGCAGAAGATGAGAGCCGTAGGTATAAGCAGGCAATGGGCAGCCTGCAGCCAGTTCGAAGACCAGGTAGTGTTACAGCTCTAGCTGTAGAAG atgaagatgaagatgattACGATGCTGACTGTGAAGATATTGATTCCAAGTTGatgccgccaccaccaccacctccagtacctggaaagaaagaagatgaaaaggatGCAGCTGCCACTG TATCTGAAGATGGAGACGGTATCATTTTGCCCTCCATCattgctccttcctctgctgcctccGACAAGGTggatttcagcagcagctctgattCTGAGTCAGAGATGGGACCTCAAGAAGCCAGGCAGGCAGAATCCAAGGAAGGCAAACTCACACTTCCTCTTGCAGGAATCATGCAGCGAGATGCTACCAAACAGTTGCCAAGTGTTACAGAGCTCTTCCCGGAATTTCGACCAGGCAAG GTGCTGCGTTTCCTGCGTCTCTTTGGCCCTGGAAAGAATGTTCCATCGGTTTGGCGTAGTGCCCGAAGGAAACGCAAGAAGAAACATCGGGAGTTGGCACAAGAAGTGCAGATACAGGAGGGTGAAGTTGTAGTTGAGAGTGGAATGGAAGGAAAATCTCCTTGGGAGTATGAGTTTGCTGCTCCTCCCCCTCCTGAGCAGTGCCTTTCAGATGATGAG ATTACCATGATGGCACCTGTGGAATCAAAATTTTCCCAGTCAACTGGTGATATAGACAAAGTGGCAGATACAAAGCCTAAAGTGGCAGAGTGGCGCTATGGCCCAGCACAGCTCTGGTATGATATGCTGGGGATCCCTGAAGATGGCAGTGGATTTGATTATGGTTTCAAGCTgaaagagaaggagcaggaggttaAAGGACACACAGATGAGGGG GATGCAGGGTTGATGGATGAGAAGGATGATCTGCTAGCTGATGAGCACTTCCTTATGGTGACACAGCTCCAATGGGAGGATGACGTTATCTGGAATGGAGAAGATGTCAAGCACAAAGGGACTAAGACACAGCGGGCAAGTTTGGCAGGCTGGCTGCCATCCAGCATGACTAGAAATGCCACTGCATACAATGCCCAACAAG gtTTGAACAGAAGCGGCTCTTTACTCAATCCACCAATTCCACTAGCACAGAAACCAAATGTAGCAGGAGTCCTAGGTATAGCAAAGGGCAAAGAAAAGCAGGCCCCTGAACAGCAAG TTTCCCTGGATGAAGACAAGCCCTGGTACTCCATTTTCCCAATTGATAATGAAGAGTTAGTGTATGGCCGTTGGGAGGACAATATCATCTGGGATGATCAGGCAATGGAAACCTACTTGGATCCCCCTGTCTTAACACTTGATCCAAATGATGAAAACATAATTCTAG AAATTCctgatgaaaaggaagaaatgactTTGAACTCTCCATCCAAGGAGAACAAGAAAGAATCTTCTCTAAAGAAGAGTCGAATCCTGTTGGGAAAAACAGGTGTCATCAAGGAAGAACCACAGCAG AACATGTCTCAGCCAGAGGTGAAGGATCCCTGGAACCTCTCCAATGATGAGTTTTACTACCCCAAACAGCAGGGACTTCGAGGAACCTTTGGAGGCAACATCATTCAG CACTCTATCCCAGCAGTGGAACTTCGCCAGCCATTCTTTCCCACCCATATGGGTCCTATGAAGCTCCGACAATTTCATCGGCCTCCCTTGAAGAAATATTCTTTTGGTGCCTTGTCCCAACCAGGGCCCCATGCTGTGCAACCTCTGCTGAAGCAcataaaaaagaaagccaag ATGAGAGAGCAGGAGCGTCAGGCTTCTGGTGGGGGTGAAATGTTCTTCATGCGCACACCACAGGACCTAACTGGCAAGGATGGAGATCTCATTCTTGCTGAATACAGTGAGGAAAATGCCCCTTTAATGATGCAGGTTGGCATGGcaacaaagattaaaaattacTACAAAAGG AAACCTGGCAAAGATCCGGGAGCTCCAGACTGTAAATATGGAGAGACTGTTTATTGTCACACTTCTCCATTCCTGGGTTCTCTGCATCCAGGCCAGTTACTGCAG GCATTTGAAAACAATCTTTTCCGGGCCCCTATCTACTTACATAAGATGCCTGAAACGGATTTCCTGATTATCCGGACACGACAAGGCTATTATGTTCGAGAATTAGTGGATATTTTTGTAGTTGGTCAGGAGTGCCCGCTTTATGAAGTACCTGGTCCCAACTCAAAACGAGCTAACACCCATATCAGAGATTTTCTACAG GTTTTTATTTATCGCcttttctggaaaagcagagaccGTCCTCGGAGAATTCGCATGGAGGATATCAAGAAGGCCTTTCCTTCACACTCGGAGAGTAGCATCCGAAAGCGGCTAAAGCTTTGTGCTGATTTCAAACGCACAG GGATGGACTCAAATTGGTGGGTTTTAAAGCCAGATTTCAGATTGCCGACAGAGGAAGAGATCAGAGCAATGGTATCCCCAGAACAGTGCTGTGCTTATTACAGCATGATTGCGGCTGAGCAGCGACTGAAG GATGCAGGTTATGGAGAGAAATCCTTCTTTGCGCCAGAAGAGGAGAATGAAGAGGATTTCCAAATGAAGATTGATGATGAG GTGCGCACAGCTCCATGGAACACCACACGAGCCTTCATTGCTGCTATGAAGGGCAAGTGCCTCCTAGAAGTGACAGGTGTAGCAGATCCTACCGGTTGTGGTGAAGGATTTTCTTATGTGAAGATTCCAAACAAACCAACTCAGCAGAAG GATGATAAAGAACCTCAGCCAGTGAAAAAGACAGTGACTGGGACAGATGCTGATCTGCGCCGTCTTTCTCTCAAAAATGCCAAACAGCTTCTGCGTAAATTTGGAGTGCCTGAAGAGGAG ATAAAGAAGCTGTCCCGTTGGGAAGTGATTGATGTGGTACGTACAATGTCTACAGAGCAGGCTCGTTCAGGGGAAGGTCCTATGAGCAAATTTGCACGTGGGTCTCGGTTTTCTGTAGCAGAACATCAGGAGAGATACAAAGAAGAGTGTCAGCGCATCTTTGATTTACAAAATAA AGTTCTGGAATCCACTGAGATCCTGTCAACAGACACAGATAGCAGCTCAGCTGAAGACAGTGACTTTGAAGAGATGGGAAAGAATATTGAGAATATGTTACAGAACAAGAAAACTAGTTCTCAGCTCTCTCgggaaagagaagagcaggaacgAAAGGAATTGCAAAGGATGCTTCTGGGAGAAGACAGTGGCAATGACAAAGAGAGGGGCaaaaaggacagaagagacaAAAAGGGGCTAT CATCAGCTTCAGGAGCCTCAGCAAACTCTCACAAAGATGATGACACTGCCTCTGTAACCAGCCTTAATTCCTCTGCCACTGGCCGCCGCCTCAAAATCTATCGCACGTTTAGAGATGAGGATGGGAAAGAATATGTGAGGTGCGAGACAGTTCGCAAGCCCGCTGTTATTGATGCCTACTGCCGAATACGGACTACCAAGGATGAAGAGTTCAT acGAAAGTTTGCTCTATTTGATGAACAGCACCGTGAGGAAATGCGGAAGGAGCGGCGCAGGATCCAGGAACAATTACGGCGGTTAAAACGGaaccaagaaaaagagaaactcaaGGGCCCTCCAGAAAAGAAGcccaagaaaatgaaagagcGTCCAGACTTGAAA ctgaaaTGTGGAGCATGTGGTGCAATTGGCCATATGAGGACTAATAAGTTCTGCCCTCTTTACTACCAAACAAATGCCCCACCTTCTAATCCTGTTGCAATGacggaggagcaggaggaagagctggaaaaaacagtCATTCACAATGATAATGAAGAACTCATCAAAGTAGAAGGAACAAAAATTGTCCTGGGAAAACAACTGATTGAGAG TGCGGATGAGGTTCGCAGGAAATCACTGGTCCTGAAGTTTCCTAAACAGCAGCTTCCTCCAAAGAAGAAGCGGCGAGTAGGGACAACCGTTCACTGTGATTATCTGAAT cgtCCTCATAAATCTATCCACCGACGGCGAACAGATCCCATGGTGACACTGTCATCCATCTTGGAGGGCATCATCAATGACATAAGGGATCTTCCTAAT ACATACCCCTTTCATACACCTGTAAATCCAAAAGTTGTCAAAGATTATTATAAGATTATTACTCGGCCCATGGATTTACAGACCCTGCGTGAAAATGTTCGTAAGCGACAGTACCCATCCCGAGAAGAGTTCAGAGAACATCTGGAACTAATTGTTAAGAACAGTGCTACATACAATG GGCCAAAGCACTCACTGACACAGATATCTCAGTCCATGCTGGACCTGTGTGATGAAAAGCTGAAAGAG AAGGAAGATAAACTGGCTCGATTAGAAAAAGCAATTAATCCCCTCCTGGATGATGATGATCAAGTGgccttttccttcattttggatAACATTGTCACTCAAAAGATGATGGCAGTTCCAGAT tcTTGGCCATTTCATCATCCAGTTAACAAAAAGTTTGTTCCTGATTATTACAAAGTGATTGCTAATCCAATGGATCTGGAGACTATCCGCAAG AATATCTCCAAACACAAATACCAGAACAGAGACACTTTCCTGGATGATGTTAACCTCATCCTTGCCAACAGCATTAAGTACAACG GGTCAGATAGTCAGTACACAAAAACAGCCCAGGAGATTGTAAACATCTGTTACCAAACTTTAGCTGAG TATGATGAGCACCTGACTCAACTTGAGAGAGACATCTCTACTGCTAAGGAAGCAGCACTAGAGGAGGCAGATCTGGAAAGTCTTGATCCTATGACCCCTGGTCCCTACACTCCACAG CCACCTGATTTGTATGATACCAACACTTCCCTCAGTATGTCACATGATGCTTCAGTCTATCAAGATGAGAGCAATTTGTCTGCTATGGACACTCCCATCACTACCCCAGAGAAGCGAGGAACTCAG ATGCGCCAGGGGCGAGGTAGGCTGGGTGAGGAAGACTCTGACGTAGATATTGAAGGGTTTGATGAGGATGATGATGGGAAACCTAAGACTCCAGCCCCA GAAGTTGAAGATGCAGATGGTGACCTTGCTGATGAAGAAGAAGGATCAGCCCAGCAGACGCAGGCCAGTGTCCTCTATGAAGATTTGCTCATGTCAGATGGAGAGGACGATGATGATGGGAGTGATGAAGAGGGAGATAATCCTTTCTCAT CTATCCAACTGAGTGAGAGTGGCAGCGACTCAGATGTGGAGCCCAATGCAGTGAGACCTAAACAACCTCATGTTCTTCAAGAGAACACACGAATGGGCATGGACAATGAAGAAAGCATGATGTCGTATGAAGGAGATGGTGGGGAGACATCTCATGTTATGGAGGACAGTAATATCAG ttATGGCAGCTATGAAGAACCAGACCCAAAGTCCAACACAAGAGATACTAGTTTCAGCAGTATTGGAGGGTATGAGAtctcagaagaggaggaagaggaagagcagcagcgcTGTGGGCCGAGTGTATTAAGTCAGGTCCATCTGTCTGAAGATGAGGAAGACAGTGAGGACTTTCATTCTATTGCAGGAGACAGTGACCTGGACTCAGATGAATAA
- the TAF1 gene encoding transcription initiation factor TFIID subunit 1 isoform X6: MQRDATKQLPSVTELFPEFRPGKVLRFLRLFGPGKNVPSVWRSARRKRKKKHRELAQEVQIQEGEVVVESGMEGKSPWEYEFAAPPPPEQCLSDDEITMMAPVESKFSQSTGDIDKVADTKPKVAEWRYGPAQLWYDMLGIPEDGSGFDYGFKLKEKEQEVKGHTDEGDAGLMDEKDDLLADEHFLMVTQLQWEDDVIWNGEDVKHKGTKTQRASLAGWLPSSMTRNATAYNAQQGLNRSGSLLNPPIPLAQKPNVAGVLGIAKGKEKQAPEQQVSLDEDKPWYSIFPIDNEELVYGRWEDNIIWDDQAMETYLDPPVLTLDPNDENIILEIPDEKEEMTLNSPSKENKKESSLKKSRILLGKTGVIKEEPQQNMSQPEVKDPWNLSNDEFYYPKQQGLRGTFGGNIIQHSIPAVELRQPFFPTHMGPMKLRQFHRPPLKKYSFGALSQPGPHAVQPLLKHIKKKAKMREQERQASGGGEMFFMRTPQDLTGKDGDLILAEYSEENAPLMMQVGMATKIKNYYKRKPGKDPGAPDCKYGETVYCHTSPFLGSLHPGQLLQAFENNLFRAPIYLHKMPETDFLIIRTRQGYYVRELVDIFVVGQECPLYEVPGPNSKRANTHIRDFLQVFIYRLFWKSRDRPRRIRMEDIKKAFPSHSESSIRKRLKLCADFKRTGMDSNWWVLKPDFRLPTEEEIRAMVSPEQCCAYYSMIAAEQRLKDAGYGEKSFFAPEEENEEDFQMKIDDEVRTAPWNTTRAFIAAMKGKCLLEVTGVADPTGCGEGFSYVKIPNKPTQQKDDKEPQPVKKTVTGTDADLRRLSLKNAKQLLRKFGVPEEEIKKLSRWEVIDVVRTMSTEQARSGEGPMSKFARGSRFSVAEHQERYKEECQRIFDLQNKVLESTEILSTDTDSSSAEDSDFEEMGKNIENMLQNKKTSSQLSREREEQERKELQRMLLGEDSGNDKERGKKDRRDKKGLSSASGASANSHKDDDTASVTSLNSSATGRRLKIYRTFRDEDGKEYVRCETVRKPAVIDAYCRIRTTKDEEFIRKFALFDEQHREEMRKERRRIQEQLRRLKRNQEKEKLKGPPEKKPKKMKERPDLKLKCGACGAIGHMRTNKFCPLYYQTNAPPSNPVAMTEEQEEELEKTVIHNDNEELIKVEGTKIVLGKQLIESADEVRRKSLVLKFPKQQLPPKKKRRVGTTVHCDYLNRPHKSIHRRRTDPMVTLSSILEGIINDIRDLPNTYPFHTPVNPKVVKDYYKIITRPMDLQTLRENVRKRQYPSREEFREHLELIVKNSATYNGPKHSLTQISQSMLDLCDEKLKEKEDKLARLEKAINPLLDDDDQVAFSFILDNIVTQKMMAVPDSWPFHHPVNKKFVPDYYKVIANPMDLETIRKNISKHKYQNRDTFLDDVNLILANSIKYNGSDSQYTKTAQEIVNICYQTLAEYDEHLTQLERDISTAKEAALEEADLESLDPMTPGPYTPQPPDLYDTNTSLSMSHDASVYQDESNLSAMDTPITTPEKRGTQMRQGRGRLGEEDSDVDIEGFDEDDDGKPKTPAPEVEDADGDLADEEEGSAQQTQASVLYEDLLMSDGEDDDDGSDEEGDNPFSSIQLSESGSDSDVEPNAVRPKQPHVLQENTRMGMDNEESMMSYEGDGGETSHVMEDSNISYGSYEEPDPKSNTRDTSFSSIGGYEISEEEEEEEQQRCGPSVLSQVHLSEDEEDSEDFHSIAGDSDLDSDE, translated from the exons ATGCAGCGAGATGCTACCAAACAGTTGCCAAGTGTTACAGAGCTCTTCCCGGAATTTCGACCAGGCAAG GTGCTGCGTTTCCTGCGTCTCTTTGGCCCTGGAAAGAATGTTCCATCGGTTTGGCGTAGTGCCCGAAGGAAACGCAAGAAGAAACATCGGGAGTTGGCACAAGAAGTGCAGATACAGGAGGGTGAAGTTGTAGTTGAGAGTGGAATGGAAGGAAAATCTCCTTGGGAGTATGAGTTTGCTGCTCCTCCCCCTCCTGAGCAGTGCCTTTCAGATGATGAG ATTACCATGATGGCACCTGTGGAATCAAAATTTTCCCAGTCAACTGGTGATATAGACAAAGTGGCAGATACAAAGCCTAAAGTGGCAGAGTGGCGCTATGGCCCAGCACAGCTCTGGTATGATATGCTGGGGATCCCTGAAGATGGCAGTGGATTTGATTATGGTTTCAAGCTgaaagagaaggagcaggaggttaAAGGACACACAGATGAGGGG GATGCAGGGTTGATGGATGAGAAGGATGATCTGCTAGCTGATGAGCACTTCCTTATGGTGACACAGCTCCAATGGGAGGATGACGTTATCTGGAATGGAGAAGATGTCAAGCACAAAGGGACTAAGACACAGCGGGCAAGTTTGGCAGGCTGGCTGCCATCCAGCATGACTAGAAATGCCACTGCATACAATGCCCAACAAG gtTTGAACAGAAGCGGCTCTTTACTCAATCCACCAATTCCACTAGCACAGAAACCAAATGTAGCAGGAGTCCTAGGTATAGCAAAGGGCAAAGAAAAGCAGGCCCCTGAACAGCAAG TTTCCCTGGATGAAGACAAGCCCTGGTACTCCATTTTCCCAATTGATAATGAAGAGTTAGTGTATGGCCGTTGGGAGGACAATATCATCTGGGATGATCAGGCAATGGAAACCTACTTGGATCCCCCTGTCTTAACACTTGATCCAAATGATGAAAACATAATTCTAG AAATTCctgatgaaaaggaagaaatgactTTGAACTCTCCATCCAAGGAGAACAAGAAAGAATCTTCTCTAAAGAAGAGTCGAATCCTGTTGGGAAAAACAGGTGTCATCAAGGAAGAACCACAGCAG AACATGTCTCAGCCAGAGGTGAAGGATCCCTGGAACCTCTCCAATGATGAGTTTTACTACCCCAAACAGCAGGGACTTCGAGGAACCTTTGGAGGCAACATCATTCAG CACTCTATCCCAGCAGTGGAACTTCGCCAGCCATTCTTTCCCACCCATATGGGTCCTATGAAGCTCCGACAATTTCATCGGCCTCCCTTGAAGAAATATTCTTTTGGTGCCTTGTCCCAACCAGGGCCCCATGCTGTGCAACCTCTGCTGAAGCAcataaaaaagaaagccaag ATGAGAGAGCAGGAGCGTCAGGCTTCTGGTGGGGGTGAAATGTTCTTCATGCGCACACCACAGGACCTAACTGGCAAGGATGGAGATCTCATTCTTGCTGAATACAGTGAGGAAAATGCCCCTTTAATGATGCAGGTTGGCATGGcaacaaagattaaaaattacTACAAAAGG AAACCTGGCAAAGATCCGGGAGCTCCAGACTGTAAATATGGAGAGACTGTTTATTGTCACACTTCTCCATTCCTGGGTTCTCTGCATCCAGGCCAGTTACTGCAG GCATTTGAAAACAATCTTTTCCGGGCCCCTATCTACTTACATAAGATGCCTGAAACGGATTTCCTGATTATCCGGACACGACAAGGCTATTATGTTCGAGAATTAGTGGATATTTTTGTAGTTGGTCAGGAGTGCCCGCTTTATGAAGTACCTGGTCCCAACTCAAAACGAGCTAACACCCATATCAGAGATTTTCTACAG GTTTTTATTTATCGCcttttctggaaaagcagagaccGTCCTCGGAGAATTCGCATGGAGGATATCAAGAAGGCCTTTCCTTCACACTCGGAGAGTAGCATCCGAAAGCGGCTAAAGCTTTGTGCTGATTTCAAACGCACAG GGATGGACTCAAATTGGTGGGTTTTAAAGCCAGATTTCAGATTGCCGACAGAGGAAGAGATCAGAGCAATGGTATCCCCAGAACAGTGCTGTGCTTATTACAGCATGATTGCGGCTGAGCAGCGACTGAAG GATGCAGGTTATGGAGAGAAATCCTTCTTTGCGCCAGAAGAGGAGAATGAAGAGGATTTCCAAATGAAGATTGATGATGAG GTGCGCACAGCTCCATGGAACACCACACGAGCCTTCATTGCTGCTATGAAGGGCAAGTGCCTCCTAGAAGTGACAGGTGTAGCAGATCCTACCGGTTGTGGTGAAGGATTTTCTTATGTGAAGATTCCAAACAAACCAACTCAGCAGAAG GATGATAAAGAACCTCAGCCAGTGAAAAAGACAGTGACTGGGACAGATGCTGATCTGCGCCGTCTTTCTCTCAAAAATGCCAAACAGCTTCTGCGTAAATTTGGAGTGCCTGAAGAGGAG ATAAAGAAGCTGTCCCGTTGGGAAGTGATTGATGTGGTACGTACAATGTCTACAGAGCAGGCTCGTTCAGGGGAAGGTCCTATGAGCAAATTTGCACGTGGGTCTCGGTTTTCTGTAGCAGAACATCAGGAGAGATACAAAGAAGAGTGTCAGCGCATCTTTGATTTACAAAATAA AGTTCTGGAATCCACTGAGATCCTGTCAACAGACACAGATAGCAGCTCAGCTGAAGACAGTGACTTTGAAGAGATGGGAAAGAATATTGAGAATATGTTACAGAACAAGAAAACTAGTTCTCAGCTCTCTCgggaaagagaagagcaggaacgAAAGGAATTGCAAAGGATGCTTCTGGGAGAAGACAGTGGCAATGACAAAGAGAGGGGCaaaaaggacagaagagacaAAAAGGGGCTAT CATCAGCTTCAGGAGCCTCAGCAAACTCTCACAAAGATGATGACACTGCCTCTGTAACCAGCCTTAATTCCTCTGCCACTGGCCGCCGCCTCAAAATCTATCGCACGTTTAGAGATGAGGATGGGAAAGAATATGTGAGGTGCGAGACAGTTCGCAAGCCCGCTGTTATTGATGCCTACTGCCGAATACGGACTACCAAGGATGAAGAGTTCAT acGAAAGTTTGCTCTATTTGATGAACAGCACCGTGAGGAAATGCGGAAGGAGCGGCGCAGGATCCAGGAACAATTACGGCGGTTAAAACGGaaccaagaaaaagagaaactcaaGGGCCCTCCAGAAAAGAAGcccaagaaaatgaaagagcGTCCAGACTTGAAA ctgaaaTGTGGAGCATGTGGTGCAATTGGCCATATGAGGACTAATAAGTTCTGCCCTCTTTACTACCAAACAAATGCCCCACCTTCTAATCCTGTTGCAATGacggaggagcaggaggaagagctggaaaaaacagtCATTCACAATGATAATGAAGAACTCATCAAAGTAGAAGGAACAAAAATTGTCCTGGGAAAACAACTGATTGAGAG TGCGGATGAGGTTCGCAGGAAATCACTGGTCCTGAAGTTTCCTAAACAGCAGCTTCCTCCAAAGAAGAAGCGGCGAGTAGGGACAACCGTTCACTGTGATTATCTGAAT cgtCCTCATAAATCTATCCACCGACGGCGAACAGATCCCATGGTGACACTGTCATCCATCTTGGAGGGCATCATCAATGACATAAGGGATCTTCCTAAT ACATACCCCTTTCATACACCTGTAAATCCAAAAGTTGTCAAAGATTATTATAAGATTATTACTCGGCCCATGGATTTACAGACCCTGCGTGAAAATGTTCGTAAGCGACAGTACCCATCCCGAGAAGAGTTCAGAGAACATCTGGAACTAATTGTTAAGAACAGTGCTACATACAATG GGCCAAAGCACTCACTGACACAGATATCTCAGTCCATGCTGGACCTGTGTGATGAAAAGCTGAAAGAG AAGGAAGATAAACTGGCTCGATTAGAAAAAGCAATTAATCCCCTCCTGGATGATGATGATCAAGTGgccttttccttcattttggatAACATTGTCACTCAAAAGATGATGGCAGTTCCAGAT tcTTGGCCATTTCATCATCCAGTTAACAAAAAGTTTGTTCCTGATTATTACAAAGTGATTGCTAATCCAATGGATCTGGAGACTATCCGCAAG AATATCTCCAAACACAAATACCAGAACAGAGACACTTTCCTGGATGATGTTAACCTCATCCTTGCCAACAGCATTAAGTACAACG GGTCAGATAGTCAGTACACAAAAACAGCCCAGGAGATTGTAAACATCTGTTACCAAACTTTAGCTGAG TATGATGAGCACCTGACTCAACTTGAGAGAGACATCTCTACTGCTAAGGAAGCAGCACTAGAGGAGGCAGATCTGGAAAGTCTTGATCCTATGACCCCTGGTCCCTACACTCCACAG CCACCTGATTTGTATGATACCAACACTTCCCTCAGTATGTCACATGATGCTTCAGTCTATCAAGATGAGAGCAATTTGTCTGCTATGGACACTCCCATCACTACCCCAGAGAAGCGAGGAACTCAG ATGCGCCAGGGGCGAGGTAGGCTGGGTGAGGAAGACTCTGACGTAGATATTGAAGGGTTTGATGAGGATGATGATGGGAAACCTAAGACTCCAGCCCCA GAAGTTGAAGATGCAGATGGTGACCTTGCTGATGAAGAAGAAGGATCAGCCCAGCAGACGCAGGCCAGTGTCCTCTATGAAGATTTGCTCATGTCAGATGGAGAGGACGATGATGATGGGAGTGATGAAGAGGGAGATAATCCTTTCTCAT CTATCCAACTGAGTGAGAGTGGCAGCGACTCAGATGTGGAGCCCAATGCAGTGAGACCTAAACAACCTCATGTTCTTCAAGAGAACACACGAATGGGCATGGACAATGAAGAAAGCATGATGTCGTATGAAGGAGATGGTGGGGAGACATCTCATGTTATGGAGGACAGTAATATCAG ttATGGCAGCTATGAAGAACCAGACCCAAAGTCCAACACAAGAGATACTAGTTTCAGCAGTATTGGAGGGTATGAGAtctcagaagaggaggaagaggaagagcagcagcgcTGTGGGCCGAGTGTATTAAGTCAGGTCCATCTGTCTGAAGATGAGGAAGACAGTGAGGACTTTCATTCTATTGCAGGAGACAGTGACCTGGACTCAGATGAATAA